A genomic region of Colletes latitarsis isolate SP2378_abdomen chromosome 7, iyColLati1, whole genome shotgun sequence contains the following coding sequences:
- the LOC143343441 gene encoding traB domain-containing protein yields the protein MSSNDENFGNSNFIVSQSPMSVEDKHYYVVNERDDFNVKSKSDIQNMTEKLIANEIGMDIDPLLKSGNQFSTVASFADTEEKETKDENVGSQLGASAFDKSDNKNSDTNVSNQNEYDASIDERLPETVTLLTTPEGAKLYLVGTAHFSIESQNDVSMIIQAVQPHIVVVELCKDRIGILQLNEEVLYRYTKNLTYQCIVETLKEYGLYSGLLHILLLRMVAQITKELGVAPGGEFRRAFEEARKVPNCIVHLGDRPIEITFQRVLKLLSWWQTIKLGWQLINLKGDINKEYVEIWKQRSLLNDVIAQLKQQYPSIEQVFITERDLYLTYTLQVACMPRCTPNGVISPRVVGIVGIGHTPGIMKNWGKLQPFDIVPIISVPPPSLSSKILKFILKTSLLSAVVYVGYKILPLPSGITLQSIRSSAEGLLKTLSNFFGFFVDVKLW from the exons ATGTCATCAAATGATGAAAACTTTGGCAATTCGAACTTCATTGTATCTCAAAGCCCAATGTCTGTAGAAGATAAACATTATTATGTAGTCAATGAAAGAGATGATTTCAATGTGAAGTCCAAATCAGATATCCAAAATATGACTGAAAAATTAATTGCCAATGAGATAGGAATGGATATAGATCCTTTGCTCAAATCAGGAAATCAATTTTCTACAGTGGCATCTTTTGCGGATACAGAGGAAAAAGAAACTAAAGATg AAAATGTTGGATCTCAATTAGGGGCCAGTGCTTTCGATAAAAGTGACAATAAGAATTCTGATACTAATGTGTCAAATCAAAATGAATATGATGCTAGTATAGACGAAAGGTTACCAGAAACAGTGACATTACTTACTACACCGGAGGGAGCAAAATTGTATTTAGTAGGAACAGCACATTTTAGTATTGAAAGCCAAAATGATGTCTCAATG ataATTCAAGCTGTACAGCCTCATATAGTTGTGGTTGAATTATGCAAAGACAGAATTGGTATATTACAACTTAATGAGGAAGTCTTGTATCGCTATACCAAGAATCTAACTTATC AATGTATTGTTGAAACACTAAAGGAATATGGACTTTATAGTGGATTGTTACATATCTTGTTATTGAGAATGGTAGCCCAAATTACTAAGGAACTTGGAGTGGCACCTGGTGGTGAATTCCGTAGAGCATTTGAAGAG GCAAGGAAAGTACCAAATTGCATTGTGCATTTGGGTGACAGGCCCATTGAAATAACATTTCAACgtgtattaaaattattatcttgGTGGCAAACTATAAAGCTTGGATGGCAATTGATAAATTTAAAAGGGGATATTAATAAAGAGTATGTTGAGATTTGGAAGCAACGAAGTCTATTAAATGATGTGATTGCACAATTAAAACAACAGTATCCATCAATAGAGCAAGTATTTATAACAGAAAGAGATCTGTATCTTACATACACACTTCAAGTAGCATGTATGCCTCGATGTACTCCAAATGGGGTAATATCACCTAGAGTTGTAGGAATTGTTGGAATAGGTCACACTCCAGGAATTATGAAAAATTGGGGAAAATTGCAGCCATTTGACATAGTGCCTATTATAAG TGTGCCTCCCCCATCATTATCAagcaaaatattgaaatttattctTAAGACCTCTCTATTGAGCGCAGTAGTTTACGTGGGATATAAAATTTTACCATTACCTTCTGGTATTACGTTACAATCTATCAGATCGTCGGCCGAAGGACTATTAAAG ACTCTATCAAATTTCTTTGGGTTTTTTGTTGATGTAAAATTATGGTAA
- the LOC143343443 gene encoding putative histone-lysine N-methyltransferase set-23 — translation MVSMEATACADKYEHTVPNVMYVVNNIPGPGVDIEDFESEYSLGCSCVVKCSDCSCTRGSPNYINGRILDEKLTGPIIECNSHCTCRENCGNRVIQNGPLDCLIVSGVGEKGLGLFTTKLIKKGQFICEYAGEAIGIEEAHHRVEENKTGMNYVIVVSEHIGDRIIVTCIDPKYFGNIGRYSNHSCEPNVNLVPIRVEGVVPRLCLFASRDIEINEEITFNYAGGVANSVHDFSGTLCLCGSNNCFGYLPHNSI, via the coding sequence ATGGTAAGCATGGAAGCAACTGCTTGTGCAGATAAATACGAGCATACAGTACCAAATGTTATGTATGTAGTAAATAATATACCAGGTCCAGGTGTGGACATAGAAGATTTTGAATCAGAGTACTCGCTAGGTTGTTCTTGTGTAGTTAAGTGCTCTGACTGTTCATGTACACGCGGTTCCCCTAATTATATTAATGGTCGGATATTAGATGAAAAATTAACAGGGCCAATAATTGAATGCAACTCTCATTGTACGTGTAGAGAAAATTGTGGTAATAGAGTGATTCAGAATGGACCTTTGGATTGTTTAATTGTGTCAGGAGTTGGTGAAAAAGGACTTGGTCTGTTCACAACTAAATTGATCAAAAAAGGTCAATTTATTTGCGAATATGCCGGTGAGGCAATAGGTATCGAAGAAGCACATCACAGAgttgaagaaaataaaactggtaTGAATTACGTTATTGTGGTTTCCGAACATATTGGAGATCGAATTATCGTCACGTGTATAGATCCAAAATATTTTGGTAATATTGGACGATATTCTAATCACAGCTGTGAACCGAACGTTAATCTTGTACCTATCAGGGTTGAGGGAGTAGTGCCTCGATTATGTTTGTTTGCATCTAGAGACATAGAAATTAACGAGGAAATAACTTTTAACTATGCTGGTGGAGTTGCAAATTCCGTCCATGATTTCAGTGGCACGCTCTGTCTTTGTGGTTCCAATAATTGTTTTGGCTATTTGCCGCATAATTCTATTTAG